A section of the Polynucleobacter sp. AP-Sving-400A-A2 genome encodes:
- a CDS encoding DUF4118 domain-containing protein, protein MQIKNSRAWTPNIPSVYGYALLGTLAAFFMRYQFHPLMLTQFPILFFLFNTTIIAYKFGWKPAAMTAIIGMALAYYFFIPPFNSFELPTMLDILNLFIYSVLFFTVIYLIEKLQRERYRAVLIARVSDSRMQIMAKLSAKK, encoded by the coding sequence ATGCAAATAAAAAATTCACGGGCATGGACGCCTAATATTCCTTCTGTCTATGGATATGCATTGCTTGGAACCCTGGCTGCATTTTTTATGCGTTATCAATTCCATCCATTAATGCTTACCCAGTTCCCAATATTATTTTTTCTATTCAACACCACTATAATTGCTTACAAGTTTGGTTGGAAGCCAGCAGCTATGACCGCTATTATTGGAATGGCTTTGGCATATTATTTTTTTATACCGCCGTTTAATAGTTTCGAGTTACCCACCATGCTTGATATTCTGAATCTTTTTATTTATTCGGTCTTATTCTTTACGGTTATTTATTTGATTGAAAAATTGCAACGTGAGCGATATAGGGCTGTATTGATTGCTAGAGTATCTGATTCAAGAATGCAAATAATGGCTAAATTAAGTGCTAAAAAATAA
- a CDS encoding M48 family metallopeptidase, translated as MSIRIYLILAFIVLLSACANTTRSGAVGVNRSQFMMASSEEVNRLSAVSYNEQNQKAKEKNILVTSGPAYDRLKFIANRLIPQTEAFRDDTKQWDWRLTLIDAPVLNATCAPGGKITFYTGIIEQLNLNDDEIAAIMGHEIAHALREHGRERVSQAVVQNVLVNIAMAVAGPYGSAVSAANQVAQYAIILPNSRENESEADAIGLELAARAGYNPMGAISVWQKMLKATKGKSSPEFLSTHPSGETRIEQLTALMPAVEPLYKVAAKPPPTKKL; from the coding sequence TTGAGCATTCGCATCTATCTGATCCTCGCGTTCATCGTTTTACTATCGGCGTGCGCCAACACAACTCGCTCGGGAGCTGTTGGCGTTAACCGATCCCAATTCATGATGGCTTCTTCTGAAGAGGTCAATCGTCTTTCTGCGGTGAGTTATAACGAGCAGAATCAAAAAGCAAAAGAGAAAAATATACTGGTCACTTCTGGCCCTGCCTATGATCGATTGAAGTTCATTGCAAATAGGTTAATCCCGCAGACCGAGGCATTCAGAGATGACACCAAGCAATGGGATTGGCGGCTAACACTTATCGATGCACCCGTTCTGAATGCTACCTGTGCACCCGGCGGAAAGATCACTTTCTACACCGGAATTATTGAGCAGCTGAATTTAAATGATGATGAAATTGCAGCCATCATGGGCCATGAAATTGCTCATGCCTTAAGAGAGCATGGTCGAGAGCGCGTATCCCAAGCGGTCGTACAAAATGTATTGGTCAATATTGCCATGGCAGTAGCTGGTCCTTATGGTTCCGCAGTGAGTGCTGCAAACCAGGTTGCCCAATATGCAATTATTTTGCCTAACTCCAGAGAGAATGAATCAGAAGCGGATGCTATTGGATTAGAGCTTGCAGCAAGAGCGGGATACAACCCTATGGGTGCAATTAGCGTTTGGCAAAAAATGTTGAAGGCAACCAAAGGTAAAAGCTCTCCAGAATTCTTATCCACCCACCCTTCTGGTGAAACCCGAATCGAGCAACTCACTGCGCTCATGCCGGCAGTTGAGCCTTTATATAAGGTGGCAGCAAAACCACCACCTACGAAAAAGCTTTAA
- a CDS encoding LysR family transcriptional regulator yields MDRIQGIALFVRVVETGSFSKAAASLGITQPTATKHIAFLEKRLGSLLLHRSTRGVTPTEIGEIYYEKCKIISRELEEADNLAALLQGETQGKLIISSSVAFGRRILTPLVLQFMSQNPKLEIHLSLEDQFVNLVESGVDLAIRMGRLADSSLGSRYLGLNPWVLVASPDYLRQHGTPSHPEDLASHQALIYSSVQDNHRWHFSGGDGGTISIPVKGPLYSNNLSALLAATIGNMGLATIPWYVAYHSINKGTLQPILTDWSLPSQEIHAVFSSPRLVPGKVSQCIDWLQCHFSGNWWERL; encoded by the coding sequence ATGGATCGTATTCAGGGAATAGCCCTTTTTGTCCGAGTCGTAGAAACTGGCTCATTTAGCAAGGCTGCAGCCAGCTTGGGCATTACTCAGCCCACCGCAACCAAACACATCGCCTTTTTAGAAAAGCGTCTCGGCTCCCTTTTATTGCACCGCAGCACAAGAGGGGTCACACCAACGGAAATTGGTGAGATCTACTATGAAAAATGCAAGATCATTTCTAGAGAGCTTGAGGAGGCAGATAATCTGGCCGCCCTACTGCAAGGCGAGACGCAGGGTAAATTGATCATTAGCTCCTCTGTTGCCTTTGGGCGCCGTATATTGACTCCGCTTGTACTTCAGTTCATGAGTCAGAACCCAAAACTTGAGATACACCTGAGTCTTGAGGATCAATTTGTTAATTTGGTTGAAAGTGGTGTTGATCTTGCGATCCGCATGGGTCGCCTCGCAGACTCTTCTCTTGGCTCACGCTATTTAGGCTTAAATCCATGGGTCTTGGTAGCCAGCCCAGATTATCTAAGGCAGCACGGCACTCCGAGTCATCCAGAAGATTTGGCATCACATCAGGCCCTCATATATAGCTCAGTTCAAGATAATCACCGCTGGCACTTTAGTGGAGGTGATGGGGGGACAATCTCAATTCCTGTTAAAGGCCCGCTGTACTCTAATAACTTATCTGCTTTGCTCGCTGCAACGATCGGGAACATGGGCTTGGCTACCATCCCTTGGTACGTCGCTTATCACTCGATTAATAAAGGCACCTTACAGCCGATATTGACGGATTGGAGCCTGCCCTCCCAAGAAATCCACGCTGTATTCTCATCGCCTCGTTTAGTGCCGGGCAAGGTAAGTCAGTGCATAGACTGGTTGCAATGCCACTTCTCTGGAAACTGGTGGGAGCGACTGTAA
- a CDS encoding Hsp33 family molecular chaperone HslO — MNELLVFICDGAPVRGEIVSISSAWQAVLERRNDPPVVRRILGDFVGAATLLSASLKFDGTLIIQAQSKGPIQLLVVECKSDLTMRATVKLSVVPASIDPNATLGELLDADNTGRLVITLDPSDRQPGQAPYQGIVALQEHRGTVIKPVTSAAEAIALYMQNSEQLDTRIWLASNDTHVGGLLLQRLPDSGGHAHLDPQLAAEGWTRIQTLGETITNEELLTLSPDTILRRLFLEESTESGVRSFPPRPIRFSCRCSRTKVADILRMLGEGEVESILAEQGAVETECDFCAKAYRFDAVDCRQVFKTDLLADATRPPSSGH, encoded by the coding sequence ATGAACGAATTACTTGTATTTATATGTGATGGTGCCCCGGTTCGCGGGGAGATTGTTTCTATTAGCAGTGCTTGGCAGGCAGTATTAGAGCGTCGTAATGACCCCCCTGTAGTCAGGCGAATCCTGGGTGATTTTGTGGGTGCAGCGACCCTGTTGAGCGCCAGCCTCAAATTTGATGGGACGCTGATTATTCAGGCTCAAAGTAAAGGCCCCATTCAGCTTTTGGTGGTTGAGTGCAAGTCCGACCTGACCATGCGAGCTACCGTAAAGCTATCTGTAGTCCCCGCCAGCATTGATCCTAACGCCACTCTGGGAGAATTATTAGATGCCGACAATACTGGGCGTCTAGTAATCACCCTAGACCCATCTGACCGTCAACCAGGTCAAGCGCCCTACCAAGGGATCGTGGCGCTTCAAGAGCACCGCGGTACTGTTATCAAGCCTGTTACCAGCGCTGCCGAAGCGATTGCTCTTTACATGCAAAACTCAGAACAATTGGACACTCGCATTTGGCTTGCATCCAATGACACCCATGTCGGTGGATTACTGTTGCAACGCTTGCCAGATTCAGGGGGTCATGCCCATCTCGATCCTCAACTTGCCGCTGAAGGCTGGACCAGAATTCAGACGCTGGGTGAAACCATTACCAATGAAGAGTTACTCACGCTTTCACCGGACACAATCCTTCGCCGGCTATTTCTGGAAGAGTCCACTGAAAGCGGTGTCCGAAGCTTCCCGCCTCGCCCTATTCGCTTTAGCTGCCGCTGTTCACGCACCAAGGTGGCCGATATTCTCAGGATGTTAGGTGAAGGAGAAGTTGAAAGCATTCTTGCAGAGCAAGGGGCAGTAGAAACTGAGTGCGATTTTTGTGCAAAGGCCTATCGCTTTGATGCGGTTGATTGTAGGCAGGTCTTTAAAACAGACTTATTGGCAGATGCTACGAGACCACCCTCTAGTGGGCATTAA
- a CDS encoding DUF2147 domain-containing protein: MTNPLEIITKFAQYIVLSALLFVSYSNAQSTDPALGIWKTIDEKTNQPSSLIRLDEKNGELIGTVTELIPTPGETLVTHCNLCKDERKGKPIIGMIIMKGLKRSSPGVWSGGEILDPEEGEIYKVKITMVNDKTLDVRGYIGIPLLGRTQTWIR; the protein is encoded by the coding sequence ATGACTAACCCATTAGAAATCATTACAAAATTTGCCCAATACATAGTATTGAGCGCTCTTCTTTTTGTAAGCTATAGCAATGCACAATCAACAGACCCAGCACTTGGTATTTGGAAAACGATTGATGAGAAAACAAATCAACCCAGTTCATTAATTCGACTGGATGAAAAAAATGGTGAATTAATTGGTACTGTTACTGAGTTAATTCCCACTCCTGGCGAAACACTGGTAACTCACTGTAACTTGTGCAAAGATGAGCGAAAAGGCAAACCCATTATTGGAATGATCATCATGAAGGGCCTTAAGAGATCTAGCCCAGGCGTTTGGTCGGGCGGAGAGATTTTAGATCCCGAAGAAGGTGAGATTTATAAAGTAAAAATCACTATGGTCAATGACAAAACATTGGATGTCAGGGGGTATATTGGCATTCCATTATTGGGCAGAACCCAAACTTGGATTCGTTAA
- the kdsA gene encoding 3-deoxy-8-phosphooctulonate synthase, translated as MSIFKLCGFDVGLDHRFFLIAGPCVIESEQSALDIAGQLKEITGALGIPFIYKSSFDKANRSSGTSFRGLGMEKGLEILARVKREIGVPVLTDIHDISEIEPVSKVVDVLQTPAFLCRQTDFIRACAQSGKPVNFKKGQFLSPHEMLNVIDKARAAAKEVNLPDQFMVCERGASFGYNNLVSDMRSLAILREAKAPVVFDATHSVQLPGGQGNASGGQREFVPVLARAAVAVGISGLFMETHPDPAKALSDGPNAVPLNRMKELLESLVAVDSVVKKPGSFLEDSFK; from the coding sequence ATGAGCATATTTAAGTTATGTGGATTTGATGTTGGTTTAGACCATCGCTTCTTTTTGATTGCGGGTCCTTGCGTCATTGAGTCTGAGCAGTCCGCCTTGGATATCGCAGGTCAACTCAAAGAGATTACCGGTGCGCTTGGTATTCCATTCATCTATAAGTCTTCCTTTGATAAAGCCAATCGCTCCTCTGGAACTTCTTTCCGTGGCTTAGGTATGGAAAAGGGTTTGGAGATTCTGGCCCGTGTGAAGCGCGAGATCGGTGTGCCGGTCTTGACCGACATCCATGACATTAGTGAAATTGAGCCCGTATCTAAAGTAGTGGATGTGCTTCAAACGCCCGCTTTCTTGTGCAGGCAAACGGATTTCATACGCGCTTGCGCTCAAAGTGGCAAACCAGTGAATTTCAAGAAGGGGCAATTTTTATCTCCTCATGAAATGCTCAACGTGATCGATAAAGCACGTGCAGCAGCTAAAGAAGTCAATCTGCCAGATCAATTTATGGTTTGCGAGCGAGGCGCTTCATTTGGCTACAACAACTTAGTTTCTGATATGCGTAGTTTGGCTATTTTGCGTGAAGCAAAGGCGCCAGTCGTTTTTGATGCCACCCATTCAGTGCAGCTTCCTGGTGGTCAAGGCAATGCCAGTGGCGGCCAACGTGAATTTGTTCCTGTTCTAGCACGTGCTGCTGTTGCAGTAGGCATCAGCGGTCTATTTATGGAGACGCATCCAGATCCAGCTAAAGCACTTTCTGATGGCCCAAATGCCGTGCCCTTGAACCGCATGAAAGAATTACTTGAGTCTTTAGTAGCAGTTGACTCCGTTGTGAAGAAGCCTGGATCATTTTTAGAAGATAGCTTTAAGTAA
- the gltX gene encoding glutamate--tRNA ligase, translated as MLIMHIRTRFAPSPTGFIHLGNLRSALYPWAFARHNQGDFILRIEDTDVERSTQEAVDVIIEGMAWLGLDLDEGPIYQMQRIDRYRAVVKQMLDAGLAYPCYMSEEELNKLRDQQMANKEKPRYNGQWRPELGKTLPSIPEGVLPVIRFKNPIGGSVIWEDAVKGKIEISNDELDDLVIARPDGTPTYNFCVVVDDLDMNITHVIRGDDHVNNTPRQINIMKALGGTPPVYAHLPTVLNDSGEKMSKRNGAMSVRDYQKAGYLPEAILNYLARLGWSHGDAEIFTKEQFVNWFDLGSLGRSPAQHNPEKLLWLNHQYIQNADPKKLADATKPFAHELGIDTENGPDFVQVVALLKDRANTLIEIAEGAKLFYLPAPAHNSEQIAENIPAEIIPALKDLIEAIQSAEHTKAAYGSAFKEVLAKHQIKMPALAMPVRYALFATTQTPAIDSVLLVMGKNEAVARLSKVV; from the coding sequence ATGCTAATTATGCATATCAGAACACGTTTCGCCCCCAGTCCAACGGGCTTTATTCACTTGGGCAACCTTCGCAGCGCTTTATATCCCTGGGCTTTTGCACGCCATAATCAAGGCGACTTTATTTTACGGATTGAGGATACCGATGTAGAGCGCTCCACACAGGAAGCTGTCGACGTCATCATTGAAGGCATGGCCTGGCTTGGACTAGATTTAGACGAAGGTCCAATTTATCAAATGCAGCGTATTGATCGCTATCGTGCGGTTGTGAAGCAGATGCTCGATGCTGGTCTTGCTTACCCTTGCTACATGAGTGAAGAAGAACTCAATAAGCTACGTGATCAACAAATGGCCAATAAAGAAAAGCCGCGATATAACGGCCAATGGCGTCCTGAGCTGGGCAAAACTCTGCCATCTATACCCGAAGGTGTTCTGCCAGTAATCCGCTTCAAGAATCCCATCGGTGGATCTGTGATTTGGGAAGATGCTGTTAAGGGCAAGATCGAAATCAGTAATGATGAGTTGGATGATCTCGTGATTGCTCGTCCTGATGGCACGCCAACCTACAATTTCTGTGTTGTAGTGGATGACCTTGATATGAACATCACCCATGTGATTCGTGGTGATGACCATGTCAACAACACGCCACGCCAAATTAACATCATGAAAGCGCTTGGTGGCACACCACCGGTATACGCCCATTTACCAACGGTCCTAAATGACTCTGGTGAAAAAATGAGTAAGCGTAATGGCGCTATGAGCGTGCGCGATTATCAAAAAGCAGGCTATCTACCTGAAGCTATTTTGAATTACCTGGCAAGGCTAGGTTGGTCACATGGTGATGCAGAGATCTTCACTAAAGAGCAGTTTGTGAATTGGTTTGACTTAGGCAGTCTAGGTAGATCACCAGCACAACACAACCCTGAAAAATTACTCTGGTTAAACCATCAATATATTCAGAATGCAGATCCAAAAAAACTGGCAGATGCAACTAAGCCATTTGCACATGAGCTTGGCATCGATACAGAAAATGGCCCGGACTTTGTGCAAGTTGTTGCGCTACTAAAAGATCGCGCCAATACGCTGATTGAAATCGCCGAAGGAGCAAAGCTCTTCTATCTACCAGCACCTGCCCATAACAGCGAACAAATTGCAGAAAATATCCCAGCTGAAATCATTCCCGCTTTGAAGGATTTGATTGAAGCCATTCAATCTGCTGAACATACAAAAGCGGCTTATGGGTCAGCTTTTAAAGAAGTGCTAGCCAAGCATCAAATTAAAATGCCAGCATTAGCAATGCCTGTACGTTACGCTTTATTTGCCACCACACAGACGCCAGCCATTGATTCTGTCTTGTTAGTGATGGGTAAGAATGAGGCAGTAGCAAGGCTTTCCAAGGTGGTCTAA
- the eno gene encoding phosphopyruvate hydratase — translation MSAIVDIIGREVLDSRGNPTVECDVLLESGVMGRAAVPSGASTGSREAIELRDGDQARYLGKGVLKAVQNINIEIAESILGLDASEQAFLDHTLIELDGTHNKARLGANATLAVSMAVARAAAEEAGLPLYRYFGGSGGMQLPVPMMNIVNGGAHANNSLDIQEFMVMPVGAQSFREALRCGAEIFHELKKILGSQGMPTTVGDEGGFAPNFKSNQECLQTVMKAIEGAGYQAGEDVLLALDCAASEFYKDGKYHLAGEGLQLTSSEFSDYLGNLADQFPIVSIEDGMHESDWDGWADITQKLGKKIQLVGDDLFVTNTRILKEGIEKGIANSILIKINQIGTLTETFAAIEMAKRANYTAVISHRSGETEDNTIADIAVGTNAGQIKTGSLSRSDRIAKYNQLLRIEEDLGDVASYPGKSVFYNLKR, via the coding sequence ATGAGCGCCATTGTTGACATCATCGGTAGAGAAGTTTTAGATTCACGTGGTAACCCCACAGTGGAATGCGATGTATTGCTTGAATCGGGTGTGATGGGGCGAGCTGCAGTGCCTTCAGGCGCATCAACAGGCTCACGAGAAGCGATCGAGCTACGTGACGGAGATCAGGCGCGTTACTTAGGCAAGGGCGTTCTCAAGGCTGTGCAGAATATTAATATTGAGATTGCTGAATCCATCCTAGGTCTTGATGCAAGTGAACAAGCATTCCTTGATCACACCTTGATCGAACTAGATGGAACGCATAACAAAGCACGCTTGGGTGCTAATGCAACCTTGGCCGTTTCTATGGCCGTGGCACGCGCTGCTGCAGAAGAAGCTGGCTTGCCTTTGTATCGCTACTTTGGAGGATCAGGCGGTATGCAGTTGCCAGTCCCCATGATGAACATTGTCAATGGCGGTGCTCATGCAAATAATAGTCTTGATATTCAGGAATTTATGGTGATGCCAGTGGGGGCGCAAAGCTTCCGTGAAGCACTGCGCTGTGGCGCTGAAATCTTCCACGAATTAAAAAAGATTCTGGGTTCTCAAGGTATGCCAACAACTGTTGGCGATGAAGGTGGCTTTGCACCTAATTTCAAGAGCAATCAAGAGTGCTTGCAAACCGTTATGAAGGCAATTGAAGGTGCGGGTTATCAGGCTGGTGAAGATGTCCTACTGGCTTTAGATTGCGCTGCTAGTGAATTCTATAAAGACGGTAAGTACCACCTAGCAGGGGAAGGCTTGCAACTGACTTCAAGCGAATTCTCAGACTATCTTGGTAACTTAGCCGACCAATTCCCAATCGTATCGATTGAGGACGGTATGCATGAGAGCGACTGGGATGGATGGGCTGACATTACTCAAAAATTGGGCAAGAAGATTCAATTGGTTGGTGATGATCTCTTCGTTACTAATACTCGTATTCTTAAGGAAGGAATTGAGAAAGGTATTGCTAACTCCATCCTGATCAAGATTAATCAAATTGGCACTTTAACTGAGACCTTTGCTGCGATTGAAATGGCGAAGCGTGCTAATTACACGGCTGTCATTTCGCATCGCTCCGGTGAAACAGAAGACAACACCATTGCGGATATTGCTGTTGGTACGAATGCTGGCCAAATTAAGACCGGTTCTTTGTCGCGCTCTGACCGGATTGCCAAGTACAACCAGTTATTGCGCATAGAAGAGGATTTGGGTGATGTTGCTAGCTATCCAGGCAAATCTGTTTTCTATAACCTGAAACGCTAG
- a CDS encoding MipA/OmpV family protein, translating into MIKPVKLIANLILLCFLSIASLAYAANSMDTDIPNGIPDRIVGDIGAAVYSTNLNIGSSGSQSMALPYGFFDYQRFAMRIDQLAFKTLPVGFGFLEIVGKVDPDSYKVKSTINGQTINKGYQVPIGIGTFQDTPIGAFFLNAYHDFGQSKGNLLEVNYFAEIELISKVVLYPQVGMERQSGSFANYYYGVTPAEAQITGYRAYSASASNNPLAGFLLEIPVADDWYINLYGKRKWLGSGVNNSPVLTRSFQDTVFMALAYRFK; encoded by the coding sequence ATGATTAAACCTGTAAAACTAATTGCAAACTTGATATTACTTTGTTTTTTATCAATCGCTTCTTTGGCTTACGCTGCAAATAGCATGGATACTGATATTCCAAACGGAATTCCAGATCGTATTGTGGGTGATATCGGAGCTGCTGTGTACAGCACTAATCTAAACATCGGTAGCTCTGGCAGCCAATCAATGGCCTTACCCTATGGATTTTTTGACTACCAGCGCTTTGCCATGCGCATTGACCAGTTGGCCTTTAAAACTCTGCCTGTCGGGTTTGGATTTCTTGAAATCGTAGGTAAAGTCGATCCTGATTCCTACAAGGTCAAATCAACCATTAACGGTCAAACGATTAACAAAGGCTATCAGGTACCTATTGGCATTGGAACATTTCAAGATACACCTATTGGAGCATTCTTTTTGAATGCCTATCATGACTTTGGTCAATCGAAAGGCAATCTCCTTGAAGTTAATTATTTTGCAGAAATCGAATTGATTAGCAAAGTAGTCCTCTACCCGCAAGTAGGAATGGAACGTCAGTCGGGCTCTTTTGCGAACTACTACTATGGTGTTACTCCTGCGGAGGCTCAAATTACTGGGTATCGAGCATATTCAGCCTCTGCTTCAAATAACCCATTGGCAGGTTTTTTACTTGAAATACCAGTAGCAGATGATTGGTACATTAATTTATACGGAAAACGAAAATGGCTAGGTTCTGGAGTCAATAACAGTCCAGTCCTCACTCGTTCATTTCAGGATACGGTGTTTATGGCGCTTGCCTATCGTTTTAAATAG
- a CDS encoding carboxylesterase, producing MSNEVNDLFEEFTLGTSGMAVVFLPGLQGSMLELGSIPKVIKKLGHTSCIPIIHGYSAQSGFDTFDIWLSELDAVVNVLLENHDQVCLVGLSMGATLAIAYEADYQKNLPVVALSPVFAFDGWSVPWYYPLLCIVFKLGITNWHYKESQPYGLRNPEVRRRVAKQILEQETTEVGSASLSAKHLYQSLRLIEFAKKILGDFRSDIKIICSIDDDVVAPTTIDWLSKSISSSTCKIIWLGGSYHIITLDNEREIVVNESVEFIQESFFKRKAIVEYSNDAKQLIIRDRIID from the coding sequence ATGTCCAATGAAGTGAATGATCTTTTCGAGGAGTTTACCCTAGGAACTTCAGGTATGGCAGTAGTATTCCTGCCTGGCCTTCAGGGCTCCATGTTGGAGTTGGGATCGATCCCCAAAGTAATCAAAAAATTAGGGCATACCTCTTGTATTCCCATAATTCATGGCTACTCTGCTCAAAGTGGCTTTGACACATTTGATATTTGGCTCTCTGAATTAGATGCGGTAGTCAATGTACTGCTTGAAAACCACGATCAAGTGTGTTTAGTTGGCTTGAGCATGGGTGCAACACTAGCAATAGCCTACGAGGCTGATTATCAAAAGAATCTACCAGTAGTAGCCCTCTCCCCTGTTTTTGCTTTTGATGGTTGGAGTGTGCCTTGGTACTACCCATTACTTTGTATTGTCTTCAAACTTGGCATCACGAATTGGCACTATAAAGAATCTCAACCTTACGGCTTGCGTAACCCTGAAGTACGTCGTCGTGTTGCAAAACAAATCTTAGAGCAAGAAACTACAGAAGTGGGATCAGCCTCTCTCTCAGCAAAACATTTATATCAATCCTTACGCCTGATTGAATTTGCAAAAAAAATACTTGGTGATTTTCGATCTGATATAAAAATTATTTGCTCTATTGATGATGATGTAGTTGCACCAACAACCATTGATTGGCTCTCTAAGAGCATCAGCTCTTCAACTTGTAAGATTATTTGGCTTGGGGGCTCTTATCACATCATCACCTTAGACAATGAACGTGAGATAGTGGTTAACGAATCCGTAGAATTCATTCAAGAATCATTTTTTAAGCGCAAGGCAATAGTTGAATACAGCAACGATGCTAAACAATTAATAATTCGTGATCGCATCATTGATTAA
- the ftsB gene encoding cell division protein FtsB — protein MRLVIYSMLLLLIAIQYPLWLGKGGWLKVYEMEKQLELQQAKNSLLSLRNAKLTGDVKDLKDGTRAIEERARVEHGMLKEGEFFVQILPSEKSASNAADGVKPTATKQ, from the coding sequence ATGCGCCTTGTCATCTACTCAATGCTGCTATTGCTAATTGCAATACAGTACCCACTTTGGCTGGGTAAGGGTGGATGGCTGAAGGTGTACGAGATGGAGAAGCAGCTTGAGTTGCAGCAGGCTAAAAATAGTCTGTTGAGTTTGCGTAATGCCAAACTCACTGGTGATGTGAAGGACTTAAAAGATGGTACCCGCGCGATTGAAGAGCGGGCTCGGGTAGAGCATGGCATGCTTAAAGAGGGTGAATTCTTTGTACAAATCCTACCAAGCGAAAAATCTGCCTCGAATGCTGCTGATGGCGTAAAGCCTACTGCAACGAAACAGTAA